From Draconibacterium halophilum, one genomic window encodes:
- a CDS encoding oligosaccharide flippase family protein — protein sequence MKRKFVTNLILLLFLNLLIKPFWLFGIDRTVQNTVGDESFGMYFALFNFSMLLNILLDVGITNYNNRNIAQHNFLLSKHLSNIVGLKFMLAIVYAVFSLSIAAIIGYNNVQFHLLFFLILNQFLISFTLYLRSNISALHLFRTDSIISVLDRSFMIIICSVLLFTNILPIQFTIEWFIYAQTIAYALTTLITFAIVLKKSGKIEVRFNFTFFGVFLRKSYPYALLILLMSFYNRIDSVMLERLLPHPIGKQQAGIYAQAFRLLDAVSMFGLLFAGLLLPIFAKMIKQKEHVGQIVKLSFTLLIIPAIIIAISSIFYNMEIMGALYTSNTEHSSGILGILMTGFIGIACTYIFGTLLTANGSMKQLNMMAFGGMVLNVVLNLFLIPRFMAFGSAYASLSTQLFTGFAQLALALYIFNIKPQISYIARLALFAGAVVVLGLLSKQIGQWFYGYLIMLAGAVILAILFRLFNLKDLYQIIRYEQA from the coding sequence TCGGGATGTACTTTGCGCTGTTCAATTTCTCGATGCTTTTGAATATTCTTCTCGATGTTGGAATTACAAATTACAACAACCGAAATATTGCACAGCATAACTTTCTTTTATCCAAACACCTTTCAAACATTGTAGGGCTAAAGTTTATGCTTGCCATTGTTTATGCTGTTTTTAGTTTGTCAATTGCTGCAATTATCGGCTACAACAATGTACAGTTTCATTTACTCTTTTTCCTTATTCTGAATCAGTTCCTTATCTCATTTACACTGTATTTGCGATCGAATATTAGTGCGCTGCATTTATTCCGAACCGACAGCATTATTTCGGTACTCGACCGAAGCTTTATGATCATAATTTGTAGTGTGCTACTTTTTACCAACATCCTTCCGATACAATTTACAATCGAGTGGTTCATTTATGCTCAAACCATTGCGTATGCGCTAACCACGCTTATCACTTTTGCCATCGTTTTAAAAAAATCAGGAAAAATAGAAGTACGTTTCAACTTTACGTTTTTTGGGGTCTTTCTCCGAAAATCATATCCCTATGCACTGTTAATTTTATTGATGTCGTTCTACAACAGAATAGATTCTGTGATGCTCGAACGCTTACTTCCGCATCCCATCGGAAAACAACAGGCAGGAATTTATGCACAAGCTTTTCGTTTATTGGATGCCGTATCAATGTTTGGTTTGTTATTCGCCGGGTTGCTGCTACCCATTTTTGCTAAAATGATCAAACAAAAAGAACATGTTGGGCAAATAGTAAAACTCTCTTTTACCCTATTAATTATTCCGGCCATCATAATTGCTATCTCATCTATTTTCTACAACATGGAAATAATGGGAGCTTTATATACGTCAAACACCGAACATTCATCCGGTATTCTGGGTATTCTAATGACAGGATTTATTGGCATTGCCTGCACTTATATTTTCGGCACACTTCTCACCGCCAATGGCAGCATGAAACAGTTGAACATGATGGCTTTTGGCGGCATGGTACTCAATGTAGTACTTAACCTGTTTCTAATTCCTCGATTTATGGCCTTTGGGTCTGCTTATGCAAGTTTATCGACTCAGCTGTTTACCGGATTTGCACAGCTTGCACTCGCACTTTACATTTTTAATATAAAACCTCAGATTTCTTACATCGCCCGGTTAGCCCTTTTTGCCGGGGCAGTAGTAGTACTCGGGTTGCTTTCAAAACAAATTGGCCAATGGTTTTACGGCTATCTCATAATGCTGGCAGGTGCGGTAATTTTGGCAATTCTATTCCGGCTTTTTAACCTGAAAGACCTTTATCAGATTATTCGTTATGAACAGGCCTAA
- a CDS encoding DUF3267 domain-containing protein has protein sequence MNRPNPSIETLKKGDNYELFAELEHDEIKSFVLSQLEKGGWLVKGFMLYQIFMVLFGLFIIARVLILSFKGLYAPLWYSIGTLIFCVTVLIIIHELLHGIALKLTGAEKVRYGAYLKKFIFYAEANRHVFNRKQFTWIAIAPLVVVKLITLAGVILFFNDPLIYTFLLIMCIHSLFCAGDIALLSVFYSTESEVFTFDIKEERKSYYFRKK, from the coding sequence ATGAACAGGCCTAATCCATCAATTGAAACATTAAAAAAAGGAGACAATTACGAGCTTTTTGCAGAATTGGAACATGATGAAATAAAATCGTTTGTGCTTTCACAACTGGAAAAAGGAGGTTGGCTGGTTAAAGGATTTATGTTGTACCAGATATTTATGGTTCTTTTTGGTCTTTTTATCATAGCCCGGGTGCTGATCTTAAGTTTCAAAGGCCTGTACGCACCACTTTGGTATAGTATCGGAACCCTAATTTTCTGTGTAACGGTATTAATTATCATTCACGAATTACTCCATGGTATTGCCCTAAAACTTACCGGTGCAGAAAAAGTTCGGTATGGAGCTTATTTAAAAAAGTTTATTTTTTATGCTGAAGCCAACCGGCATGTTTTTAATCGGAAGCAATTTACATGGATTGCTATAGCCCCTCTGGTGGTGGTTAAGCTAATCACTTTGGCTGGGGTTATTCTTTTTTTTAATGATCCTCTGATTTACACCTTTTTACTGATAATGTGTATTCACAGTTTGTTCTGTGCCGGCGATATTGCATTACTATCCGTTTTCTATTCTACAGAATCAGAGGTATTTACATTTGATATTAAAGAAGAGCGAAAAAGTTATTACTTCAGAAAGAAGTAA
- the frr gene encoding ribosome recycling factor, with product MQEEVEFILDHCKEKMAAAVEHLEKELVHIRAGKANPAMLDGVLVEYYGSQTPLSQVSNISTPDARTIAVQPWEKNLIPVIEKAIINANLGLNPDNNGEIIRINIPVLTEERRKSLVKQAHQEGEHAKVSVRGARKESNDTLKKLQKDGLSEDIEKDAEAEVQRLTDEFGKTIDTLVEAKEEDIMTI from the coding sequence ATGCAAGAAGAAGTAGAATTCATTTTAGATCATTGTAAAGAGAAGATGGCAGCTGCCGTTGAACACCTTGAAAAGGAATTAGTTCATATCCGAGCAGGTAAAGCAAATCCAGCTATGTTAGATGGAGTTCTGGTAGAATATTATGGAAGTCAAACGCCACTAAGTCAGGTGTCTAATATTAGTACACCCGATGCAAGAACAATTGCCGTTCAACCTTGGGAAAAGAATTTGATCCCGGTAATTGAAAAAGCAATTATTAATGCAAATCTGGGATTAAACCCCGATAATAATGGCGAGATTATTAGAATTAATATTCCCGTACTGACTGAAGAAAGAAGAAAGAGCTTGGTAAAACAAGCCCATCAGGAAGGTGAACACGCAAAAGTAAGTGTTCGTGGTGCACGAAAAGAATCGAACGACACGTTGAAAAAACTACAAAAAGATGGTTTGTCAGAAGATATCGAGAAAGACGCAGAAGCGGAAGTGCAACGACTGACTGATGAATTTGGAAAGACTATCGATACCTTGGTGGAAGCTAAGGAAGAAGATATAATGACTATTTAA
- the pyrH gene encoding UMP kinase — MTKYKRILLKLSGESLMGDQQHGIDQNRLADYAEEIAAIVKSGIQVGIVIGGGNIFRGLSGADKGFDRVKGDQMGMLATVINSLALNSALVNQGIKSKVLTAIRMEPVGEYYSKDKAVEALEDGEVVIISGGTGNPYFTTDTASALRGIEIEADVMLKGTRVDGIYTADPEKDKTASKFDKISFDEIYNRNLRIMDLTATTLCKENNLPIYVFNMDQKGNLQKVMSGENLGTLVYI; from the coding sequence ATGACAAAATATAAACGTATACTTCTAAAACTTAGTGGCGAGTCGTTGATGGGTGATCAGCAACACGGAATTGATCAGAACCGACTAGCCGACTATGCCGAAGAAATTGCAGCAATTGTAAAGTCTGGTATCCAGGTTGGAATTGTAATTGGCGGTGGTAATATTTTTCGTGGATTAAGTGGTGCAGACAAAGGTTTCGACCGGGTAAAAGGCGACCAGATGGGAATGCTGGCAACCGTAATAAACAGTCTGGCTTTAAACTCTGCATTGGTTAATCAAGGAATCAAATCAAAAGTGCTAACCGCAATCCGAATGGAGCCCGTTGGTGAATATTACTCGAAAGACAAGGCTGTTGAGGCTTTAGAAGACGGCGAAGTAGTAATTATTTCAGGCGGAACCGGAAACCCATATTTTACTACCGATACAGCAAGTGCTCTGCGCGGAATTGAAATTGAGGCCGATGTGATGCTAAAAGGAACTCGCGTTGATGGTATTTATACAGCCGATCCGGAAAAAGATAAAACGGCAAGCAAATTCGATAAGATCAGTTTTGACGAAATTTATAATCGTAACCTCAGAATAATGGATCTTACCGCTACAACCTTATGTAAAGAGAATAATCTGCCAATTTATGTGTTCAATATGGATCAAAAGGGTAATTTACAGAAGGTTATGAGCGGCGAAAATCTTGGGACACTGGTTTATATTTAA
- a CDS encoding AMP-binding protein, translated as MQLLDYTLGNILEKWAFETPDKDFIVYPDRNLRFSYKQFNERVDRLAKGLLFIGIKPGDKVGVWAKNVPDWTTLMFATAKIGAILVTVNTNYKLAELEYLLQNADINSLFIVDGYRDSDYVKMMFELVPELKTQARGKLKSEKFPELKNVGFVGQQKHRGMYNTDELMLLGSHIDDLELESVKETLNCHDVVNMQYTSGTTGFPKGVMLTHHNILNNGFATGECMKYTEDDRLLVCVPLFHCFGCVLAVCAIVSHGATMVFTEDFDPLLVLASVQKEKCTALYGVPTMFIAELNHPMFDMFDLSSLRTGIMAGSLCPIETMRQVMDKMNMKDIIIVYGLTESSPGMTATRTHNSVEVRSATVGFEFPNVEVKIVDPETGEECKLGEQGEICCRGYNVMKGYYNNPDETAKVIDKEGWLHSGDLAVKTEDGFYKITGRIKDMIVRGGENIYPREIENYLYRLPQIEAVEVAGVPSKKYGEAVGAFIKLKKGETLSEEEIVDFCRGNIARFKIPKYIFFVDDFPMTASGKIQKYKLSEMSVDLCKEKGIEII; from the coding sequence ATGCAACTACTTGATTATACCTTAGGAAATATACTTGAAAAATGGGCTTTCGAAACACCAGACAAAGATTTTATTGTTTATCCCGATCGTAACCTGCGTTTTTCGTATAAGCAGTTTAACGAACGGGTTGACCGCCTGGCAAAAGGGCTGCTTTTTATTGGTATAAAACCGGGAGATAAAGTAGGTGTTTGGGCAAAAAATGTTCCTGACTGGACTACGCTAATGTTTGCCACGGCAAAAATCGGTGCAATCCTGGTAACGGTTAATACCAATTACAAACTGGCCGAATTGGAGTATCTGCTGCAAAATGCCGATATCAACTCGCTTTTTATTGTTGATGGTTACCGCGACAGCGATTATGTGAAGATGATGTTTGAGCTGGTTCCGGAACTAAAAACCCAGGCACGCGGAAAGCTGAAGTCTGAAAAATTTCCGGAACTTAAAAATGTTGGATTTGTGGGCCAGCAGAAACATCGTGGTATGTACAATACCGATGAGTTGATGCTGCTGGGAAGCCACATTGATGACCTGGAACTGGAAAGTGTAAAAGAAACGCTCAATTGCCACGATGTGGTGAATATGCAATATACCTCAGGAACAACAGGTTTTCCGAAAGGAGTAATGCTTACGCACCACAATATTCTGAATAATGGATTTGCAACCGGCGAATGCATGAAATACACCGAAGATGACCGTTTATTGGTTTGTGTTCCATTATTCCATTGTTTTGGTTGTGTGCTGGCCGTATGCGCCATTGTTTCGCACGGAGCAACAATGGTATTCACCGAAGATTTTGATCCCTTACTGGTTCTTGCTTCGGTGCAAAAAGAAAAGTGTACGGCACTTTACGGTGTGCCAACCATGTTTATTGCCGAGCTGAATCATCCCATGTTTGATATGTTCGATCTGTCGTCGTTGCGAACCGGAATTATGGCGGGCTCTCTTTGCCCGATTGAAACCATGCGACAGGTGATGGATAAAATGAACATGAAAGACATTATTATTGTGTACGGCTTAACCGAAAGTTCGCCCGGAATGACTGCTACCCGTACCCATAATTCTGTTGAAGTTCGGTCTGCCACGGTTGGTTTTGAATTCCCAAATGTTGAAGTGAAAATAGTAGATCCTGAAACCGGCGAAGAATGTAAGCTGGGAGAGCAGGGAGAAATTTGTTGTCGCGGTTATAATGTAATGAAAGGGTATTACAATAATCCTGATGAAACAGCAAAGGTTATCGATAAAGAAGGATGGTTACACTCGGGCGATTTGGCTGTAAAAACCGAAGATGGATTTTATAAAATTACAGGACGTATTAAAGATATGATTGTGCGTGGTGGTGAAAATATATACCCGCGCGAGATTGAAAATTATCTTTATCGTTTACCACAAATTGAAGCCGTAGAAGTTGCCGGAGTTCCCAGTAAAAAATACGGTGAAGCTGTTGGTGCTTTTATCAAATTGAAAAAAGGAGAAACCCTCAGCGAAGAAGAGATTGTTGATTTTTGCCGCGGTAATATTGCACGCTTTAAAATTCCAAAGTACATCTTTTTTGTCGATGATTTCCCGATGACTGCCAGCGGAAAGATTCAAAAATACAAACTGAGCGAAATGTCGGTAGATCTCTGCAAAGAGAAAGGAATCGAAATTATTTGA
- a CDS encoding helix-turn-helix domain-containing protein, which translates to MKNRKKIGSKIKEFREFRQLSREDLALQANLDEGQLQLIEDEGNVPSLGVLIKISRAMGVRIGTFLDDQETIGPALVNAGNAEESLSFSTKDESTREHLNFFSLAQAKAGRHMEPFLVEIEPSEESDYKLSSHEGEEFLYILDGSVEINYGKEVYLLHKGDTIYLDSVVAHNIHAAGEQAAKILAVVYTPV; encoded by the coding sequence ATGAAAAACCGGAAAAAGATAGGTAGTAAAATTAAAGAGTTTCGTGAGTTCAGACAACTTTCTCGTGAAGATCTGGCATTGCAGGCTAATCTAGATGAAGGACAACTGCAGTTGATCGAAGACGAAGGGAATGTTCCTTCGTTGGGCGTATTGATTAAAATATCGCGAGCAATGGGAGTACGAATCGGTACTTTTCTCGACGATCAGGAAACAATTGGTCCGGCATTGGTAAATGCCGGCAATGCTGAAGAGAGCTTAAGCTTTTCTACCAAAGACGAAAGTACGCGTGAGCACCTGAACTTTTTCTCGTTGGCTCAGGCAAAAGCCGGTAGACATATGGAGCCGTTTTTGGTGGAAATAGAGCCTTCTGAAGAGTCGGATTATAAACTTTCATCGCACGAGGGCGAAGAGTTTCTTTATATACTCGACGGAAGTGTTGAGATCAATTATGGAAAAGAAGTGTATCTCCTGCATAAAGGCGACACCATTTACCTTGATTCGGTTGTAGCTCATAATATTCACGCAGCCGGCGAACAAGCTGCCAAAATTCTTGCAGTAGTTTACACACCCGTATAA
- a CDS encoding glycoside hydrolase family 57 protein, which translates to MKSICLFFQIHQPFRHRRYRFFDIGNDHYYYDDYSNESILRNIADASYLPANKLLLELADKLGDKFKVAFSITGVALEQLELYAPEVIQSFQKLAKTGCVEFLAETYSHSLSFYNDLEAFTDQVKTHDDQIYRLFGQKPRVFRNTEMIYSDEIGEKVAKLGYSAMLTEGAKHVLGWKSPNFLYVNAINPRLKVLMRNYTLSDDIGFRFSDENWDEYPLTAEKYVRWLENSGEKEELINLFMGYDSFGSRQPKEAGIFAFLKALAEQIIKSETLKFATPSEAVEELQPVSVVSVPHPISWSDEERDLSAWLGNEMQKEAFEKLYAMKAQMARCTDAEIRKDWNYLQASDHFFYMSTKYFADGNPHRSYSHFDSPYEAFINYMNVLSDFKIRLNAHVPESEVENEIASLHRLLEEKEEKIIRMEADLRRLQKTKKQKTTSRKKK; encoded by the coding sequence ATGAAGTCAATTTGTTTGTTTTTTCAAATACATCAACCTTTTAGGCACCGGCGTTATCGTTTTTTCGATATCGGTAACGACCACTATTATTACGACGATTATTCAAACGAAAGTATTCTCCGAAATATAGCCGATGCAAGTTATTTACCGGCCAATAAATTGTTACTCGAGCTGGCTGATAAACTGGGCGATAAGTTTAAAGTGGCTTTTTCGATAACCGGCGTGGCTCTTGAGCAGTTGGAGCTTTATGCGCCAGAAGTTATCCAGTCGTTTCAGAAATTGGCAAAAACAGGTTGTGTTGAATTTTTAGCCGAAACATACTCGCATTCGTTAAGTTTCTATAACGATTTAGAGGCGTTTACCGATCAGGTTAAAACGCACGACGATCAGATATACAGGCTATTCGGTCAGAAGCCACGTGTTTTTCGAAATACCGAAATGATATATTCCGACGAAATTGGAGAGAAGGTGGCCAAATTGGGCTATTCGGCCATGTTAACCGAAGGAGCAAAACATGTTCTGGGATGGAAAAGTCCGAATTTCCTGTATGTAAACGCCATAAACCCGCGTTTAAAAGTGTTGATGCGCAATTATACACTCAGCGACGATATTGGGTTTCGGTTTTCAGATGAAAACTGGGATGAGTACCCGTTGACAGCAGAAAAGTATGTGCGCTGGTTGGAAAATTCCGGAGAGAAAGAAGAGCTTATAAACTTATTTATGGGCTACGATTCGTTCGGAAGTCGCCAACCAAAAGAGGCCGGAATTTTTGCCTTTTTAAAAGCGTTGGCTGAGCAAATAATAAAAAGCGAGACCTTAAAGTTTGCAACACCGTCCGAAGCGGTGGAGGAACTTCAGCCGGTTTCGGTTGTTAGTGTTCCGCATCCAATTTCATGGTCCGACGAAGAGCGCGATTTAAGTGCCTGGCTGGGTAACGAGATGCAGAAAGAGGCCTTTGAAAAGTTGTATGCAATGAAAGCACAAATGGCCCGATGCACCGATGCTGAAATTCGGAAAGATTGGAATTACCTGCAGGCAAGCGACCATTTCTTTTATATGTCGACCAAGTATTTTGCCGATGGAAATCCGCACCGGTCATATAGTCATTTCGATTCGCCCTACGAAGCTTTTATAAATTATATGAATGTGCTGAGTGATTTTAAAATCCGTTTAAATGCGCACGTTCCGGAAAGTGAAGTGGAAAATGAAATAGCATCACTTCATCGTTTATTGGAGGAGAAAGAAGAAAAGATAATAAGAATGGAAGCCGATTTGCGACGTTTGCAAAAAACAAAAAAGCAAAAGACGACTTCACGGAAAAAGAAATAG
- a CDS encoding glycosyltransferase family 4 protein, translating into MKVLMFGWEFPPHISGGLGTACYGLTKGMAEIKEIDVTFVVPKAFGDEDPSRMKLIGANTIPVNRTTFSFDESEKTMEYLEVDSPILPYVSEDEFWTLKSKRYTRQTKFVETDENSKIEFSGGYGPDLLKEIRDYALVARLIAKDNPCDIIHAHDWLTYPAGIAASKASGKPLVIHVHATDFDRSGGDVNPRVYAIEREGMEAADKIIAVSNLTRKMVIEKYGISPEKVVTVYNAVDSVNKEKGTLPTKGVNDKVVTFLGRITIQKGPGYFVEAANMVLKKMQNARFVMAGSGDMMNEMVARTAALGIADKFHFTGFLKGNDVIDLFSMTDVFVMPSVSEPFGIVPLEAMQLNVPVIISNQSGVSEILKHAIKIDFWDTYAMADAIYGVLNYTSLAQHFKSEGKIEVEELKWTHSANEVKKVYQSTLQDH; encoded by the coding sequence ATGAAGGTATTAATGTTTGGATGGGAATTTCCTCCCCATATCTCCGGTGGATTGGGGACGGCATGTTACGGACTTACAAAAGGGATGGCGGAAATTAAAGAAATTGATGTGACTTTTGTTGTTCCGAAGGCTTTTGGCGATGAAGATCCATCGCGAATGAAATTGATTGGAGCCAATACTATTCCCGTTAACCGAACGACCTTTAGTTTTGATGAGAGCGAGAAAACAATGGAATACCTTGAAGTAGATTCGCCCATTCTTCCCTATGTTTCCGAAGACGAATTCTGGACATTAAAAAGCAAACGCTACACGCGCCAAACAAAATTTGTTGAAACCGACGAAAACTCTAAAATTGAATTTAGCGGAGGTTATGGCCCCGATTTGCTAAAAGAAATTCGCGATTATGCGCTTGTGGCCCGTTTAATAGCTAAAGATAATCCCTGCGATATAATTCATGCACACGATTGGCTTACTTATCCGGCAGGAATTGCTGCCAGCAAGGCCAGTGGAAAACCATTGGTTATTCATGTGCATGCCACCGATTTCGACCGAAGCGGAGGAGATGTAAACCCACGGGTTTATGCCATTGAGCGCGAAGGAATGGAAGCTGCCGATAAAATTATTGCAGTGAGCAATCTCACCCGGAAAATGGTAATCGAAAAATACGGTATTTCCCCCGAAAAAGTAGTTACTGTTTATAATGCTGTTGATTCAGTAAATAAAGAAAAAGGAACTTTGCCGACAAAAGGTGTAAACGATAAAGTGGTTACTTTTTTAGGACGGATAACCATACAAAAGGGCCCCGGTTATTTTGTTGAAGCTGCAAACATGGTGCTGAAAAAAATGCAGAATGCCCGTTTTGTAATGGCCGGAAGTGGCGATATGATGAACGAAATGGTGGCGCGAACAGCAGCACTTGGTATCGCCGACAAATTTCATTTTACCGGTTTTTTGAAAGGGAACGATGTGATAGATCTTTTTAGCATGACCGATGTGTTTGTAATGCCATCGGTGTCGGAACCTTTTGGAATTGTACCGCTTGAAGCCATGCAGCTAAACGTTCCGGTTATTATATCCAACCAATCGGGAGTATCCGAAATTTTAAAACATGCCATAAAAATCGATTTTTGGGATACCTATGCAATGGCCGATGCCATTTATGGTGTATTAAATTATACCTCTTTGGCACAGCACTTTAAGAGTGAAGGAAAAATTGAAGTGGAGGAATTAAAGTGGACCCACTCGGCCAACGAAGTGAAAAAAGTTTATCAGAGTACTTTACAAGATCATTAA
- a CDS encoding amylo-alpha-1,6-glucosidase: MHYLQFDKEQLVNLEYSLFKEILRSNRAGSYLSTTLNGCNTRKYHGLLVCPIENFGGEKHVLLSSLDETVIQNEAEFNLGIHRYKGGTYEPKGHKYIRNVEFDAIPKITYRVGGVVLTKERLLVEKEEQILIKYTLEEATSPTTLRLKPFLAFRNIHQLSKANMFVNRKFGKAGNGIKTCLYEGYPDLFMQCSKAVDYVAVPDWYYDIEYLKELTRGYEYLEDLFVPGYFEFAMKKGESIVFAAGLKEANPVSLKQRFTKEQKKRGGKETFNSVLERAAHQFIMHEGYTADIIAGFPWYNSITRQTFISLPGLCMSFNDSKLCAKILDSYLKYFNEGFFPDQIKDKQLQYHSADTSLWFIWVIQQYLKKKNNPKLLWKMYGEVIKRILNAYTDQKLDYIKVLPNGLIYAEKKDTALTWMNSSIDGKAVLPRAGMAVEVNALWFNAICFALDLADMAGDREFILEWKHMCKKVAQSFLKTFWSAEHGYLADVVKDEQHEWAVRPNMLIAVAMDYTPLAKEQQKQVLSVVKRKLLTNRGLRTLSPDHLRYFGIISGSPKDRELALHQGAVWPWLLQFFVEAYLKIHKRGGLPFVKQIMESFEAEMTEHCIGNIPEMYDGDPPHVGKGAISQAWNVAGVSYALDLVQNYIE, encoded by the coding sequence ATGCATTACCTTCAATTTGATAAGGAACAGCTGGTAAATCTTGAATATTCGCTGTTCAAAGAAATACTGCGATCAAACAGAGCCGGTTCTTATTTAAGCACCACGCTAAACGGCTGCAATACCCGAAAATACCACGGTTTGCTGGTGTGTCCTATTGAAAATTTTGGGGGTGAAAAACATGTGTTGCTTTCATCGCTCGATGAAACAGTTATACAAAACGAGGCCGAATTCAACCTAGGAATCCATCGTTATAAAGGCGGTACCTATGAACCAAAGGGGCACAAATACATCCGTAATGTAGAGTTCGATGCGATACCCAAAATAACCTACCGGGTTGGCGGAGTAGTGCTTACAAAAGAACGGTTGCTGGTAGAAAAAGAGGAACAAATACTGATAAAATATACGCTTGAAGAAGCCACCTCGCCAACAACATTACGATTGAAACCATTTTTGGCTTTCCGAAATATTCATCAATTGAGCAAGGCAAACATGTTTGTAAACCGGAAGTTTGGAAAGGCCGGTAACGGCATAAAAACATGCTTGTACGAAGGTTATCCCGATTTGTTTATGCAATGCAGCAAAGCGGTAGACTACGTGGCCGTGCCCGATTGGTATTACGATATTGAGTACCTGAAAGAGCTGACCCGGGGTTACGAATACCTTGAAGATCTTTTTGTTCCGGGCTATTTTGAGTTTGCGATGAAAAAAGGTGAGTCCATAGTTTTTGCGGCAGGTTTAAAAGAGGCCAATCCGGTGTCGTTAAAACAACGTTTTACAAAAGAACAGAAAAAACGTGGCGGCAAAGAGACGTTCAACAGTGTTTTAGAACGCGCTGCTCATCAGTTTATCATGCACGAAGGTTATACGGCCGACATAATTGCCGGGTTTCCCTGGTACAATAGTATTACACGGCAAACCTTTATTTCGCTGCCCGGATTGTGTATGTCGTTTAACGATTCGAAACTTTGCGCAAAAATACTGGATTCGTACCTAAAATATTTTAACGAAGGTTTTTTCCCCGATCAGATTAAGGATAAACAGTTGCAATATCATTCGGCCGACACTTCGTTATGGTTTATTTGGGTAATTCAGCAATACTTAAAGAAAAAGAACAACCCAAAGCTGCTTTGGAAAATGTATGGCGAAGTGATTAAGCGGATTCTAAACGCTTATACCGATCAGAAACTGGACTACATAAAAGTACTGCCCAACGGGTTGATTTATGCCGAAAAGAAAGACACGGCATTAACCTGGATGAATTCCAGTATCGATGGAAAAGCGGTGTTGCCACGTGCCGGAATGGCTGTTGAAGTGAATGCATTGTGGTTCAATGCCATTTGTTTTGCGCTTGATTTGGCCGATATGGCAGGCGATCGCGAGTTTATCCTTGAATGGAAACACATGTGCAAAAAAGTAGCACAGTCGTTTCTTAAAACCTTTTGGAGCGCGGAGCACGGTTATCTGGCTGATGTAGTGAAAGACGAGCAGCACGAATGGGCAGTTCGGCCGAATATGCTTATTGCCGTGGCTATGGATTATACACCGCTTGCAAAAGAACAGCAAAAGCAGGTGTTGAGTGTTGTTAAGCGTAAGTTGTTAACAAACAGGGGGCTGCGAACATTGTCGCCCGATCATTTGCGCTATTTTGGTATTATTTCAGGAAGCCCGAAAGACAGGGAGTTGGCGTTGCATCAGGGAGCGGTGTGGCCGTGGTTACTACAGTTCTTTGTTGAAGCCTATTTAAAAATTCATAAGCGGGGAGGCTTGCCGTTTGTGAAACAGATTATGGAAAGTTTTGAAGCCGAAATGACAGAGCATTGTATTGGGAATATTCCTGAGATGTATGATGGCGATCCGCCGCATGTTGGTAAGGGAGCAATTTCTCAGGCGTGGAATGTGGCAGGAGTATCGTATGCTCTCGATTTAGTACAGAACTATATAGAGTAA